From a single Hevea brasiliensis isolate MT/VB/25A 57/8 unplaced genomic scaffold, ASM3005281v1 Scaf1, whole genome shotgun sequence genomic region:
- the LOC110651749 gene encoding aspartokinase 2, chloroplastic isoform X2 yields MATALHFCGGKVACPVFPTSLMHCKASLPQRIDFANSVAPSSGLCVSVKFSCASRVLRVSCEGRRSDVLERNKIEYLSDDEAESEKQLTCVMKFGGSSLASAERMREVADLILSFPDERPVIVLSAMGKTTNKLLLAGEKAVCCGVTNVDAIDELSFIKELHLRTVDELGVDQSIIATHLEELEQLLKGIAMMKELTPRTRDYLVSFGECMSTRIFAAYLNKIGAKAFQYDAFDIGFITTDDFTNADILEATYPAVAKRLHGDWINNSAIPIVTGFLGKGWRSCAITTLGRGGSDLTATTIGKALGLREIQVWKDVDGVLTCDPNIYPHAEPVPYLTFDEAAELAYFGAQVLHPQSMRPAREGDIPVRVKNSYNPCAPGTLITRTRDMSKAVLTSIVLKRNVTMLDIVSTRMLGQYGFLAKVRRVFSTFEDLGISVDVVATSEVSISLTLDPSKLWSRELIQQELDHVVEELEKIAVVNLLQHRSIISLIGNVQRSSLILEKVFNVLRTNGVNVQMISQGASKVNISLIVNDNEAEQCVRSLHKTFFESNISEID; encoded by the exons ATGGCAACCGCGTTGCATTTTTGTGGTGGTAAAGTTGCCTGCCCCGTTTTCCCAACGAGTCTGATGCATTGTAAAGCTTCGTTGCCACAGCGCATTGATTTTGCTAACTCTGTTGCGCCGAGTTCTGGATTGTGTGTAAGTGTAAAATTTTCTTGTGCGAGTAGAGTTTTGAGAGTCAGTTGTGAGGGACGAAGGTCTGATGTCCTTGAAAGGAACAAAATTGAGTATCTTAGTGATGATGAAGCTGAATCTGAGAAACAATTAACGTGTGTAATGAAGTTTGGTGGCTCGTCATTGGCCTCTGCTGAGAGGATGAGAGAAGTTGCCGACCTTATACTTAGCTTCCCAGATGAGAGGCCTGTCATTGTTCTATCTGCCATGGGAAAAACGACTAACAAACTTTTGTTG GCTGGAGAAAAGGCTGTTTGTTGTGGAGTAACTAATGTAGATGCTATTGATGAGCTGAGCTTCATAAAGGAATTGCATCTCAG AACTGTAGACGAGCTGGGAGTAGACCAATCAATTATAGCTA CTCACCTTGAAGAATTGGAGCAACTTTTGAAGGGAATTGCTATGATGAAAGAGTTGACTCCGCGGACAAGAGATTACCTAGTTTCATTTGGGGAATGCATGTCCACAAGGATCTTTGCAGCATATTTGAATAAAATTGGTGCAAAAGCCTTCCAA TATGATGCCTTCGATATTGGTTTTATCACCACAGATGACTTCACAAATGCAGACATTCTGGAAGCAACTTATCCAGCAGTTGCAAAGAGGTTACACGGGGATTGGATAAATAATTCTGCAATTCCAATTGTTACTGGCTTCCTTGGAAAG ggCTGGAGATCCTGTGCCATTACTACATTGGGTAGGGGTGGTAGTGATTTGACCGCCACAACCATTGGAAAAGCATTGGGTTTGCGAGAGATTCAG GTGTGGAAAGATGTTGATGGTGTTTTGACATGTGATCCTAATATATATCCGCATGCGGAACCCGTACCGTACTTGACATTTGATGAGGCAGCTGAACTTGCATACTTTGGTGCACAG GTTCTGCATCCACAATCCATGAGACCTGCTAGAGAGGGTGATATTCCTGTTAGGGTTAAGAATTCTTATAACCCATGTGCTCCTGGAACTCTCATCACCAGGACACGAGATATGAGTAAG GCAGTGTTAACCAGCATTGTTTTGAAACGGAATGTGACCATGTTGGATATTGTTAGCACACGAATGCTTGGTCAATATGGCTTTCTTGCAAAGGTAAGAAGG GTATTTTCAACCTTTGAAGATTTGGGCATATCGGTGGATGTTGTAGCTACTAGTGAAGTCAGTATTTCGCTGACACTGGATCCATCAAAGCTTTGGAGCAGGGAACTCATTCAGCAG GAACTTGACCATGTTGTAGAAGAGCTTGAGAAAATTGCTGTAGTCAATCTCCTTCAGCATAGATCAATTATATCTCTCATTGGGAATGTTCAGAGGTCATCATTGATATTAGAGAAG GTATTTAATGTTCTTCGAACCAATGGTGTCAATGTTCAGATGATATCGCAAGGTGCATCTAAG GTCAATATATCATTAATAGTGAATGACAACGAAGCAGAACAGTGTGTGAGGTCTCTCCACAAAACATTCTTTGAAAGCAACATTTCTGAAATAGATTAA
- the LOC110651749 gene encoding aspartokinase 2, chloroplastic isoform X3, translating into MATALHFCGGKVACPVFPTSLMHCKASLPQRIDFANSVAPSSGLCVSVKFSCASRVLRVSCEGRRSDVLERNKIEYLSDDEAESEKQLTCVMKFGGSSLASAERMREVADLILSFPDERPVIVLSAMGKTTNKLLLAGEKAVCCGVTNVDAIDELSFIKELHLRTVDELGVDQSIIATHLEELEQLLKGIAMMKELTPRTRDYLVSFGECMSTRIFAAYLNKIGAKAFQYDAFDIGFITTDDFTNADILEATYPAVAKRLHGDWINNSAIPIVTGFLGKGWRSCAITTLGRGGSDLTATTIGKALGLREIQVWKDVDGVLTCDPNIYPHAEPVPYLTFDEAAELAYFGAQVLHPQSMRPAREGDIPVRVKNSYNPCAPGTLITRTRDMSKAVLTSIVLKRNVTMLDIVSTRMLGQYGFLAKVFSTFEDLGISVDVVATSEVSISLTLDPSKLWSRELIQQASELDHVVEELEKIAVVNLLQHRSIISLIGNVQRSSLILEKVFNVLRTNGVNVQMISQGASKVNISLIVNDNEAEQCVRSLHKTFFESNISEID; encoded by the exons ATGGCAACCGCGTTGCATTTTTGTGGTGGTAAAGTTGCCTGCCCCGTTTTCCCAACGAGTCTGATGCATTGTAAAGCTTCGTTGCCACAGCGCATTGATTTTGCTAACTCTGTTGCGCCGAGTTCTGGATTGTGTGTAAGTGTAAAATTTTCTTGTGCGAGTAGAGTTTTGAGAGTCAGTTGTGAGGGACGAAGGTCTGATGTCCTTGAAAGGAACAAAATTGAGTATCTTAGTGATGATGAAGCTGAATCTGAGAAACAATTAACGTGTGTAATGAAGTTTGGTGGCTCGTCATTGGCCTCTGCTGAGAGGATGAGAGAAGTTGCCGACCTTATACTTAGCTTCCCAGATGAGAGGCCTGTCATTGTTCTATCTGCCATGGGAAAAACGACTAACAAACTTTTGTTG GCTGGAGAAAAGGCTGTTTGTTGTGGAGTAACTAATGTAGATGCTATTGATGAGCTGAGCTTCATAAAGGAATTGCATCTCAG AACTGTAGACGAGCTGGGAGTAGACCAATCAATTATAGCTA CTCACCTTGAAGAATTGGAGCAACTTTTGAAGGGAATTGCTATGATGAAAGAGTTGACTCCGCGGACAAGAGATTACCTAGTTTCATTTGGGGAATGCATGTCCACAAGGATCTTTGCAGCATATTTGAATAAAATTGGTGCAAAAGCCTTCCAA TATGATGCCTTCGATATTGGTTTTATCACCACAGATGACTTCACAAATGCAGACATTCTGGAAGCAACTTATCCAGCAGTTGCAAAGAGGTTACACGGGGATTGGATAAATAATTCTGCAATTCCAATTGTTACTGGCTTCCTTGGAAAG ggCTGGAGATCCTGTGCCATTACTACATTGGGTAGGGGTGGTAGTGATTTGACCGCCACAACCATTGGAAAAGCATTGGGTTTGCGAGAGATTCAG GTGTGGAAAGATGTTGATGGTGTTTTGACATGTGATCCTAATATATATCCGCATGCGGAACCCGTACCGTACTTGACATTTGATGAGGCAGCTGAACTTGCATACTTTGGTGCACAG GTTCTGCATCCACAATCCATGAGACCTGCTAGAGAGGGTGATATTCCTGTTAGGGTTAAGAATTCTTATAACCCATGTGCTCCTGGAACTCTCATCACCAGGACACGAGATATGAGTAAG GCAGTGTTAACCAGCATTGTTTTGAAACGGAATGTGACCATGTTGGATATTGTTAGCACACGAATGCTTGGTCAATATGGCTTTCTTGCAAAG GTATTTTCAACCTTTGAAGATTTGGGCATATCGGTGGATGTTGTAGCTACTAGTGAAGTCAGTATTTCGCTGACACTGGATCCATCAAAGCTTTGGAGCAGGGAACTCATTCAGCAGGCAAgc GAACTTGACCATGTTGTAGAAGAGCTTGAGAAAATTGCTGTAGTCAATCTCCTTCAGCATAGATCAATTATATCTCTCATTGGGAATGTTCAGAGGTCATCATTGATATTAGAGAAG GTATTTAATGTTCTTCGAACCAATGGTGTCAATGTTCAGATGATATCGCAAGGTGCATCTAAG GTCAATATATCATTAATAGTGAATGACAACGAAGCAGAACAGTGTGTGAGGTCTCTCCACAAAACATTCTTTGAAAGCAACATTTCTGAAATAGATTAA
- the LOC110651749 gene encoding aspartokinase 2, chloroplastic isoform X4 yields the protein MATALHFCGGKVACPVFPTSLMHCKASLPQRIDFANSVAPSSGLCVSVKFSCASRVLRVSCEGRRSDVLERNKIEYLSDDEAESEKQLTCVMKFGGSSLASAERMREVADLILSFPDERPVIVLSAMGKTTNKLLLAGEKAVCCGVTNVDAIDELSFIKELHLRTVDELGVDQSIIATHLEELEQLLKGIAMMKELTPRTRDYLVSFGECMSTRIFAAYLNKIGAKAFQYDAFDIGFITTDDFTNADILEATYPAVAKRLHGDWINNSAIPIVTGFLGKGWRSCAITTLGRGGSDLTATTIGKALGLREIQVWKDVDGVLTCDPNIYPHAEPVPYLTFDEAAELAYFGAQVLHPQSMRPAREGDIPVRVKNSYNPCAPGTLITRTRDMSKAVLTSIVLKRNVTMLDIVSTRMLGQYGFLAKVFSTFEDLGISVDVVATSEVSISLTLDPSKLWSRELIQQELDHVVEELEKIAVVNLLQHRSIISLIGNVQRSSLILEKVFNVLRTNGVNVQMISQGASKVNISLIVNDNEAEQCVRSLHKTFFESNISEID from the exons ATGGCAACCGCGTTGCATTTTTGTGGTGGTAAAGTTGCCTGCCCCGTTTTCCCAACGAGTCTGATGCATTGTAAAGCTTCGTTGCCACAGCGCATTGATTTTGCTAACTCTGTTGCGCCGAGTTCTGGATTGTGTGTAAGTGTAAAATTTTCTTGTGCGAGTAGAGTTTTGAGAGTCAGTTGTGAGGGACGAAGGTCTGATGTCCTTGAAAGGAACAAAATTGAGTATCTTAGTGATGATGAAGCTGAATCTGAGAAACAATTAACGTGTGTAATGAAGTTTGGTGGCTCGTCATTGGCCTCTGCTGAGAGGATGAGAGAAGTTGCCGACCTTATACTTAGCTTCCCAGATGAGAGGCCTGTCATTGTTCTATCTGCCATGGGAAAAACGACTAACAAACTTTTGTTG GCTGGAGAAAAGGCTGTTTGTTGTGGAGTAACTAATGTAGATGCTATTGATGAGCTGAGCTTCATAAAGGAATTGCATCTCAG AACTGTAGACGAGCTGGGAGTAGACCAATCAATTATAGCTA CTCACCTTGAAGAATTGGAGCAACTTTTGAAGGGAATTGCTATGATGAAAGAGTTGACTCCGCGGACAAGAGATTACCTAGTTTCATTTGGGGAATGCATGTCCACAAGGATCTTTGCAGCATATTTGAATAAAATTGGTGCAAAAGCCTTCCAA TATGATGCCTTCGATATTGGTTTTATCACCACAGATGACTTCACAAATGCAGACATTCTGGAAGCAACTTATCCAGCAGTTGCAAAGAGGTTACACGGGGATTGGATAAATAATTCTGCAATTCCAATTGTTACTGGCTTCCTTGGAAAG ggCTGGAGATCCTGTGCCATTACTACATTGGGTAGGGGTGGTAGTGATTTGACCGCCACAACCATTGGAAAAGCATTGGGTTTGCGAGAGATTCAG GTGTGGAAAGATGTTGATGGTGTTTTGACATGTGATCCTAATATATATCCGCATGCGGAACCCGTACCGTACTTGACATTTGATGAGGCAGCTGAACTTGCATACTTTGGTGCACAG GTTCTGCATCCACAATCCATGAGACCTGCTAGAGAGGGTGATATTCCTGTTAGGGTTAAGAATTCTTATAACCCATGTGCTCCTGGAACTCTCATCACCAGGACACGAGATATGAGTAAG GCAGTGTTAACCAGCATTGTTTTGAAACGGAATGTGACCATGTTGGATATTGTTAGCACACGAATGCTTGGTCAATATGGCTTTCTTGCAAAG GTATTTTCAACCTTTGAAGATTTGGGCATATCGGTGGATGTTGTAGCTACTAGTGAAGTCAGTATTTCGCTGACACTGGATCCATCAAAGCTTTGGAGCAGGGAACTCATTCAGCAG GAACTTGACCATGTTGTAGAAGAGCTTGAGAAAATTGCTGTAGTCAATCTCCTTCAGCATAGATCAATTATATCTCTCATTGGGAATGTTCAGAGGTCATCATTGATATTAGAGAAG GTATTTAATGTTCTTCGAACCAATGGTGTCAATGTTCAGATGATATCGCAAGGTGCATCTAAG GTCAATATATCATTAATAGTGAATGACAACGAAGCAGAACAGTGTGTGAGGTCTCTCCACAAAACATTCTTTGAAAGCAACATTTCTGAAATAGATTAA
- the LOC110651749 gene encoding aspartokinase 2, chloroplastic isoform X1, which produces MATALHFCGGKVACPVFPTSLMHCKASLPQRIDFANSVAPSSGLCVSVKFSCASRVLRVSCEGRRSDVLERNKIEYLSDDEAESEKQLTCVMKFGGSSLASAERMREVADLILSFPDERPVIVLSAMGKTTNKLLLAGEKAVCCGVTNVDAIDELSFIKELHLRTVDELGVDQSIIATHLEELEQLLKGIAMMKELTPRTRDYLVSFGECMSTRIFAAYLNKIGAKAFQYDAFDIGFITTDDFTNADILEATYPAVAKRLHGDWINNSAIPIVTGFLGKGWRSCAITTLGRGGSDLTATTIGKALGLREIQVWKDVDGVLTCDPNIYPHAEPVPYLTFDEAAELAYFGAQVLHPQSMRPAREGDIPVRVKNSYNPCAPGTLITRTRDMSKAVLTSIVLKRNVTMLDIVSTRMLGQYGFLAKVRRVFSTFEDLGISVDVVATSEVSISLTLDPSKLWSRELIQQASELDHVVEELEKIAVVNLLQHRSIISLIGNVQRSSLILEKVFNVLRTNGVNVQMISQGASKVNISLIVNDNEAEQCVRSLHKTFFESNISEID; this is translated from the exons ATGGCAACCGCGTTGCATTTTTGTGGTGGTAAAGTTGCCTGCCCCGTTTTCCCAACGAGTCTGATGCATTGTAAAGCTTCGTTGCCACAGCGCATTGATTTTGCTAACTCTGTTGCGCCGAGTTCTGGATTGTGTGTAAGTGTAAAATTTTCTTGTGCGAGTAGAGTTTTGAGAGTCAGTTGTGAGGGACGAAGGTCTGATGTCCTTGAAAGGAACAAAATTGAGTATCTTAGTGATGATGAAGCTGAATCTGAGAAACAATTAACGTGTGTAATGAAGTTTGGTGGCTCGTCATTGGCCTCTGCTGAGAGGATGAGAGAAGTTGCCGACCTTATACTTAGCTTCCCAGATGAGAGGCCTGTCATTGTTCTATCTGCCATGGGAAAAACGACTAACAAACTTTTGTTG GCTGGAGAAAAGGCTGTTTGTTGTGGAGTAACTAATGTAGATGCTATTGATGAGCTGAGCTTCATAAAGGAATTGCATCTCAG AACTGTAGACGAGCTGGGAGTAGACCAATCAATTATAGCTA CTCACCTTGAAGAATTGGAGCAACTTTTGAAGGGAATTGCTATGATGAAAGAGTTGACTCCGCGGACAAGAGATTACCTAGTTTCATTTGGGGAATGCATGTCCACAAGGATCTTTGCAGCATATTTGAATAAAATTGGTGCAAAAGCCTTCCAA TATGATGCCTTCGATATTGGTTTTATCACCACAGATGACTTCACAAATGCAGACATTCTGGAAGCAACTTATCCAGCAGTTGCAAAGAGGTTACACGGGGATTGGATAAATAATTCTGCAATTCCAATTGTTACTGGCTTCCTTGGAAAG ggCTGGAGATCCTGTGCCATTACTACATTGGGTAGGGGTGGTAGTGATTTGACCGCCACAACCATTGGAAAAGCATTGGGTTTGCGAGAGATTCAG GTGTGGAAAGATGTTGATGGTGTTTTGACATGTGATCCTAATATATATCCGCATGCGGAACCCGTACCGTACTTGACATTTGATGAGGCAGCTGAACTTGCATACTTTGGTGCACAG GTTCTGCATCCACAATCCATGAGACCTGCTAGAGAGGGTGATATTCCTGTTAGGGTTAAGAATTCTTATAACCCATGTGCTCCTGGAACTCTCATCACCAGGACACGAGATATGAGTAAG GCAGTGTTAACCAGCATTGTTTTGAAACGGAATGTGACCATGTTGGATATTGTTAGCACACGAATGCTTGGTCAATATGGCTTTCTTGCAAAGGTAAGAAGG GTATTTTCAACCTTTGAAGATTTGGGCATATCGGTGGATGTTGTAGCTACTAGTGAAGTCAGTATTTCGCTGACACTGGATCCATCAAAGCTTTGGAGCAGGGAACTCATTCAGCAGGCAAgc GAACTTGACCATGTTGTAGAAGAGCTTGAGAAAATTGCTGTAGTCAATCTCCTTCAGCATAGATCAATTATATCTCTCATTGGGAATGTTCAGAGGTCATCATTGATATTAGAGAAG GTATTTAATGTTCTTCGAACCAATGGTGTCAATGTTCAGATGATATCGCAAGGTGCATCTAAG GTCAATATATCATTAATAGTGAATGACAACGAAGCAGAACAGTGTGTGAGGTCTCTCCACAAAACATTCTTTGAAAGCAACATTTCTGAAATAGATTAA